aggaggaagTAGGTAGGATaacaatatttaagaggcatGTGAAGAGGCACATGGACAGACAGGGAATGGACTATGTGCAGACAGATCTGCATCTTGGTTGGTACAGGCgtggtgggctgaaaggcctgtttgtgtgcaatactattctatgttctgtacttttATGCAAACCTCTCTTAATATTCTGAGATGAAAGTGTACGCGGTGTCTGGGGAGGGAAAACACCTCCAGTGAAGGGGCTTTTCATGTCCGTTCTGGGAAGCTCACATACCAGACACtctgctctcacctgtggctccaagtagctgtttgcatgtgacagcggtCACTCCCCGGAACACAGCTTCAataggtgtgggtagctggcaggcCTCATGGCCCAAGGCattagggacatgcctgtcccagcATGTGAAGTGAGCTCTgctggactgggtggatgagatatACAGTGAGATCCAATAACCAGGAAGGTGATACTCCATGGACACTGAAGGGCATAATGAGGCACAGAGGACATCAtgctcatccactgcaaccaaggaagaccccagtttccGACACTTGTccataccactggacccagaggTCATTGGCCTCTTGATTACAAGAAATTCTAGGAAATTATGTGCGTCCTTTTCCGTGAAAACAGGACAACAATACTGTATTTGTTTAATCATTCTGCTTTTGTATGTCAATGTTATTTTCAACACAGTTGGTCAAAGTGTGATTGGTTTATTGTGACTTTCACCTGTTAGTTAAGTACTGATCTTGTAAACATTTTATTATTCATAAACTTTGCAGGTTGACCTTTTCCAAAAGTAAATATACACCTGGTGAATCCATCCCATCATCTTGTCATGTCCAGGATAGCCAGAAAAGACATAATGACACAACTGGGGGTcatttttaaagaaaaagaaGGGATTTTTGTAAGTTAGTATGTTTGGAGGTTTGGGGttggatgttcttgttgctgtttttccGTGTAGCCAatatattatttttttttgtgAGGTTGTGAGCTTTGGGTTTTGTTGTTTTAGCTGACATTTTCCGTGTGGGCGAtctgtttctgttttttgcacaagaGAGGGATTTAGAGTTTGGAGTTtgcgagtttttgtttctttttttgtgtgggggggtaGTTTGGTGTCTTCctttcaacaatttccacagttttctttgtttcatggctacctggagaagctGAATCtctgagttgtatactgcatacatactttgatagtaaaataaacctttgaacctttggctGTATTTTCTCAGTGTCACCTTGTGGGAATGCAAAGCTCCTTGTCTGCCTTTTAAGTCTAATTTTTTGTCTTTGGAATAGTGCTGAGTTTTTCActttgttatttattttattgagatatagtgtgAAGTAGGCTCTTCTGGCACTTCAAACCACTCCACCCAGCAATCtgccaatttaatcccagcctatacatgggacaatttacaataaccaattaacctactgactagtacatcttttgattttgtgaggaaaccagagcacctggaggaaagtcatgtagtcacggggagaacatacaaattccttatagaaacatagaaaacatacagcacaatacaggcccttcggcccacaaagctatgccaaatatgtccctagcttagagctacctaggctttacccatagccctctatttttctaagctctatgtagccatccagggatctcttaaaacaccctatcgtttccgcctccacctccgtcgccagcagccaattccatgcattcaccactctctgtgtaaaaaacttacccctgacatctcctctgtacctacttccaagcaccttaaaactatgatctctcatgttagccatttcagccctggggaaaagcctctgactatccacacgatcaatgcctctcatcatcttgtacacctctatcaggccacctctcaacctaagtcgctccaaggagaaaagactgagttcactcaacctattctcgtaaggcatgttccccaatccaggcaacattcttgtataGGCAGAAGCAGGTTTTGCAGGAGTTCCATTTGGTATCAGGGTGATCATTAAGCTCTCTTTGTATTTATcacttttattcaatttgggatGATTTAATTTAGCACAGTATTTTCAATGTCTTGCATTGTAATTGTTGTCTTTGGGGATTATTGCACTGTAATTATTGTCTttgggcacaattgagagcatcctgactggctgcatcaatgcctggtatgggaactgtaactCTCCTAATTGCAGGATTCTGAAgagagcccagcgcatctgtagttgtgaacttctcatggttcaggacatttacaaagacaggtgcaagaaaagagcccaaaggatcattggggtcctGAGTcacccccaaccacaatctattccagctgctaccatctgggaatggtaccacagcataaaagccaggaccaacaggctctgggaaagcttcttccaccaggccatcagactgattacctCCCACTGCTTtgagtgcatttctatgttacattgactgttctgtttattataaattactatgattgcacattgcaaatttagacggagacataacgtaaagatttttactcatgtatgtgaagaatgtaagaaataaagtcaattcaattcaattctggacACCTCTGTTATCTGATTGCTCCTGAATTCCTACATGCTTTCAGGGGGTCCTGCCAACCCCTCTTGGCTCGGTGGTACTGTGAGGGTCACTAGTGAACTCAAGTGCAGAAATCACAGAGACCTTGACCTTGGCAATTAAAAAGAAATCATTTATTACAGAAATTAACCAGCAAAGCTAACAAGAACTCAAGCAAACTATACAGAATCTTGAAGAACTGATATCACCCACATTACACTGAGGAACTCAGGCAGATTTTCACCAGATCCACATACTAACTGAAAAATATCCCTCTTTTTCCTTACAAATGATGCCTGGTTGTGACACTTAACAAATGTTGGAATCACATGGGTATCAATGTAATAGTCACAGTAGTTTCTTATATAGGAAACCTACTTCAAGCTGACGGAACTCATGCTGGAAACTGATGTCCGTGAACCCCAGCTCTGAATCAATGTCTTGGAATATCACGTCCTTATACTACCTGGAGATTAGAATCAGTTGTTCATTAAATGCCTTGTtgaatgatgtgggtgatcatggtctttccattttTCTAAGGTGTAGTTTGCTTTTGCCTtgttctgggtagtgtctttacaaggtggcCGACCCCAGCtatatcaatacccttcagagattgcctgcctgacGCCAGTGGTCATAACTAGAACTTATGATATTCACCAGCTGCTCTAGAactatccatcacctgctcccatggcttcatgtgaccctgattcgggggggggggggggagagatgtgAGGAGGCTaaacagatgctacaccttgcccaaggatggcctgcaggctaacagagtgaaggagtgccttacatctcTTTTGCTAGAGATCtatctccacccaccaccccagagATTAGAATAATAGCCTTCAAAGCTGAAAAGGTCAAAACAAGATTTTAAAATAACTGAGATATTGTAATTTGGATCCCAACCTGTGTTTatggtgtggttcagggtcctggGTTGCACACAGATATAAGGATCCTTCATTGTTCTTTCCATaatagttttgtttgaccagtcagtgtTGTTAACTCTGAGCTGAACGCCCAAACCTGCAGAACTGGtgggaccactcttagtctggcctgtaccctttgacctgtttggcatgggtgaccctaccaagagccatcagagccctgactccagccagcatagctctccagacCATTGACACACGCATggctccaaaccctacgacaagtttgtggtcctcttggaagtttGAGGCATATAGCCCTTATTAATCTTGGGTTGTTGGTCTACTCTATCAATGGAAGCAATGACGTTTCCATCGCAAATGTACAGATAGAGTAAATAGAAACGTGAAACTTGAAAGGGACActagaaatatgaaagcaaaacgAATAAACGAGATTGCAAGAACATTGAAAATGTCAGGCAGCACCATTGGAGAAAGTTGACATGCCGGATCAATGAAAGGTCACTTCCCATCATTAACGTTTTGTTGTGTGTGAGTGCAGTTAACTGCTTCCATGCAGGTTGCTTTCTggtgtttcttttatttattaGATCTACTTGTCAGTTCGGTATGTATCAATTTCATAATGACCAGTCTAAATACAttagagacatagaaacataggaaaacctacagcacaatacaggccctttggctcacaatgctgtgccgaacatgcacttactttagaaattacctagggttacccatagccctctattcttctgagctccatacacctgtccaggagtctcttaaaagaccctatggtatccgcctcccccaccgccaccggcagcccattccacacactcacctctctctgcgtaaaaaaaacttcttcctgacatctcctctgtgcctacttccaagcaccttaaacctgtgccctctcgtgctaaccacttcagccctggggaaaagcctctgactatccacaccatcaatgtctctcatcagcttatacacctcaatcaggtcacctctcatccttcgccgctccaaggagaaaaggccaagttcactcaacctattctcacaaggcatgctccccaatcccaggcaacatccttgaaaatctcctctgcaccctttctatggattccacatcctccctatagtgaggcgaccagaactgagcacagtaatccaagtggggtctgaccagggtcctatgtagctgtaacattacctttcggctcctaaattcaatcccacgtttgatgaaggccaatacaccatacgctttcttaaccacagaatcaacctgcgcagcagctttgagtgtcctatggactcggaccccaagatccctcagatcctccacactgccaagagtcttaccattaatactatactctgccatcatatttgacctgccaaaattaaccacctcacacttaatctgggttgaacccatctgccacttctcagcccagttttgcacgctaccagtgtcccgctgtaactccGACAGCCCTGTATACTACtcacaaaattgttacagaattcTCGGGAGCCGTCAAGTTCGGTCACTAAAGCGTAGCCAAGTGGGCAGTCTGAATACAAACTTTGTCTTCATAACCCTTCCGTCACGAATTCTTAATGCACATCCCAGGTTGGTTGGCCGGTTAATAGAACGCATTGTCCGGTAGAAGCTcgagaaggtctgcagatgctggaagtccgaaGCAACTCacagaaaacgctggaggagctcaacgggtcaggcggcatctatgcaAATAAGCCgtctatgttttgggccaagacccctccTCGGGAATCTAATTTGAAACCTATTATACTAATAGCAGTAACTTCAACTCGCTAAATTGTTTACATTTTTGCCAATACTTTAAATGTACTCCGGCCCTCTTCCCTCCGCTGTCACCAACTCAGCTTCTGGCCTGTTTGTCTTTTAACTTTATCAAACTTTGCTATTTAATTAATTAGCACTGCATTTTAAAAGTATAGACTATCTTAATATTCACAAGTCATGGCTTATTTTGATTGGCATCACTGTCAAGAAAAAAATGCCGTGTCTGTTGAAAATATCCTTCAGCCACTCGATTAAAAGCGCCTCCCTGTATTCTCTGCAGCGCGAAAATATCAGTTATTTTATAGGCTgcctgaaaacttccaaaggacGCATGTGTTTGTGAAACTTTCTGCATCGCAAAATATCCTCAAGCTGGCACTGTTaaactattaaaaaaaaacatgatgtGAATATTGATCCGTGAGTAACTCACGTTGCATTTGGCATTGCCCTGGCCCCATTACGTCAGTGGGTTTTGTTGCAGTCCAGGGGCTGCGATTGCTGCAGGTGTCTGTTGAAAGCGGTTGTAGCTGCCAGCAGATATCAGGATGAGTAGAAGTCGCTGAAGCTAATCGAGATTGGCAGTCCTGTCATCGCCCGTGGAGCTCCGAGCTTTCTGTTAAGATAAGTCATTCTCTCCCCCTTACAGTTTACGGCGTTACGCAGACACTCGCTGTTGTTCCTTTGGAAGAATATAGAGACACATTAGCTTCCAACATTACTTCAAAAAGTAAAGAGTTGCTGGATTCGGCTTCTCGGATTCTCCGAAGAAAGCGTCTGGTCGCGGCGCTGGTGAGCGTCGTCATGGTGCTCATGCTGCTCGTAGCTATCCCACTTGTGGTCCAGAGCACCAACGCTGCCGCTCACTATGAGATGCTGGGGACTTGCAGGATGATCTGCGATCCCTACAACCCGAAACACAGCAACACGGCCGTGGAGGTCATGCAGGATCTTAACGTCATCCCTCCACCGCCCTTCATCCAAGGGCCGAAAGGAGAACCCGGACGGGCGGGGAAACCCGGGCCGAGGGGTCCTCCGGGTGAGCCCGGGCCACCGGGGCCAAGAGGACCACCGGGAGAGAAGGGCGATCTGGTCAAGGCGGGCTTGCCGGCGCTGACTGCCTCAGGGGGGCCAGTCACAGGAGCGCTGAGCGCCACCGCTTTCAGCAGCCCGAAGATCGCCTTTTACGTTGGCTTGAAAAGTCCGCACGAAGGATACGAAGTCCTGAAGTTTGACGACGTGGTCACGAATTTGGGAAACTACTACGACTCCAGCACTGGGAAGTTTACGTGCGCTGTACCTGGGATCTATTTCTTCACGTACCACGTCCTGATGAGAGGAGGTGACGGGACCAGCATGTGGGCAGACCTCTGCAAGAACGGCCAGGTGAGTGGGAGCCTGTTCTTACCCTGCGAACCACACCAGGCGTGGCTGGTCTTTTCCTGTGTTTTCATGGTTTCAAAGACACTGAACCCAAACCAGAAACACGGTTTCCCATGAAGAGACCCAGGAAAACAGTTGTTCAGTTTAAGTTAGGGTCAAATAAATTGTCATACCATTTTTAGATATGGAATAAAGTGCATCATTAACCCTAAATTTCATGatggtttatttttaaaaagagcaTGGTTATTTTTAGTTAAATTATCCGTCTTTTATATTAACACGGAAAGTGCAAAgtgtattatcagagtacattcgTGTCACCTCATACcgccctgtgattcattttcctgcgggcatactcagcaaatctatagaatagttacTGTAaacgggatcaatgaaagatcagccaaagtgcagaagacaacaaactgtgcaaatgcaaatataagtaaatagcaacaaataaagAGAACACGAGaaaggagtccttaaagtgagctcattggttgtgggaacatctcaatagatgagtgtaattatccctgTTTGTTCAGGAGCCTCATGGTTGAGGGCAGCTTTAGAGGCGAAATAATAGCATTACTTCTGCATAGGACTGGTTCCTCAGCTGGGAGCACAGTGATCAGTGCATCCGCTGAAACGTAGGAGGCGGAGGAGGTGTTCTGAGAAGCCGTTCGCGTGAGGATTACTTGAAGCGATCAATTGGCCTTTTCTTTTTTCCTCTGTTTAGGTTCGCGCCAGTGCGATTGCTCAGGACGCGGACCAGAACTACGACTACGCTAGTAACAGTGTGGTTCTTCACCTGGACACTGGAGATGAGATCTATATCAAACTAGACGGCGGGAAAGCACACGGCGGCAACAATAACAAATACAGCACGTTCTCCGGGTTCATTTTATATCCAGATTAAATAATAGCCTAGACATTCAGAATATAGCTTAGGTGTTAGTTAAAGACGCTTGTATGTCAGTGTTAGTTTTCTgtgattattttattttcatttcaaaCTTTTTGTACTGAATGCGTGCGTGTGGACAATTCGAATTATGCGTATTGGTAAGTTTGCTTGGCACATGACGTATTGGTTTGTAACAATATTTTACATCAGGCTTATATGAACACCTCATGGGAATTTGCAGTAAAAATTGGATTTTCCTTCCAGTTTTTGAGTAATGTGAAATGGCACATAAGGTATGGTGGCCTTTGTACATGCAATGCTTTTTTAGTAGTTACATCCTAACCTTACGATGCACTCTTCCACGATTCAATGTCACTTTTCACGGGATCTTCTTCCGGTCCTTTAAATGTATTGAATGTAGGTGAGTACCTTGTGTAACACCAGAAATACATTTATTGGTGGAGCAGGTTGGAATGAGGAGAATGTTCTACTTTTGCACCTATGGGATTCTTATGTTGTCTTAACATTGTTACTACAATTCTAACTTGTTACTATAagttctgcagttttttttcacCGTTTAGTCAGGAGGGTTTTGTTATTCATAAATATAtggaagttcaatgttcaaagtaaatttatgatcaaagtacacatatgccaccatatacaaccctgagattcattttctgacgggcatactcaataaatccataatataatcaatgaaagaccgcattcaacagggcagacaacccgtgagcaaaagacaacaaatacaAAAGACTAAAGAGaaagtaataaataagcaataaataatgagaacaacagatgaagagcccttgaaaattattccataggttatgggaacagttcggagatggggcaagtgaaattaccCCATcgggttcagaagcctgatggctgaggggtggtaactcttcctgaacttggtggtgtgggtcctgaggttcctgtaccttcttcctaatgccAGCAGCATAAAGAGTCCATGACCTGGGTAGTAGAGATTAGAAAATTGTATTGCTCCCACTCCAAGGGCTGACAAAATATCTCTATACAGATATTACTCATTTATCAACAGAGCTTTCCCTTTTTGTGTTCATAGGTGTCACTTGCACACAGACCTTATAAATGACTTCTAGCTAAATATTTTATTAATCAAATTGGATTTTACAAGGTGACTAAATTGGGACTAATGTAATGATGTCAATGCCAAATAAAAGTCATGACCACATTGATGTTTTTGGGAATTTTCAACAGATGCTCTTTTCGTTGAACTTTGAGATATGTTCATTGCAATTTATCTATATAAAGCTAATATCGCTAGTGTTACAAGAAAGAGTGAAGTTTAGCTTGCATTCCCTTTTCATGTGTTTTTAATGTAAAATTAGCTAACGTGTACAACAACTTGTACTGTTGATTGTGGCCATTTGTTTGATGCATGTACACGCATAAATGCAACTTTGGTCATGTAAGAATTTGTCTGCATCATGCCCTGATGATCTAAAATTAGCATTTGTTTGTGTAAATTGAAATAAAGTTGTACACATTTTAATTAGTGAATAGTTCTTCTAATATATCTATCTTAGTGAATGGGGGTTTCTCTTTAAGATGGTTAGCATCAACTGCATTTTCACTGAGTTTTAAATTCTTGCTTAAAAGTGTTATTTGGCTAGGGAGAACAGTAAAATACCGATGTTTCAAGTGTCAAGAATACATATTAGGATGTAAGGCATCTTTTTCTGGGACAGAACAAACACCGAAGTGTACTTTATTCTATGTAAAGGAAAACTGTTTGTACTTTTAACAAAGACTCGAATAATCCCTGTGGTGAAATGGCAATGAAGATTCATTGC
The Hemitrygon akajei chromosome 5, sHemAka1.3, whole genome shotgun sequence DNA segment above includes these coding regions:
- the c1ql2 gene encoding complement C1q-like protein 2 is translated as MVLMLLVAIPLVVQSTNAAAHYEMLGTCRMICDPYNPKHSNTAVEVMQDLNVIPPPPFIQGPKGEPGRAGKPGPRGPPGEPGPPGPRGPPGEKGDLVKAGLPALTASGGPVTGALSATAFSSPKIAFYVGLKSPHEGYEVLKFDDVVTNLGNYYDSSTGKFTCAVPGIYFFTYHVLMRGGDGTSMWADLCKNGQVRASAIAQDADQNYDYASNSVVLHLDTGDEIYIKLDGGKAHGGNNNKYSTFSGFILYPD